From a single Solidesulfovibrio fructosivorans JJ] genomic region:
- a CDS encoding DsrE family protein has translation MSEKQEKILYIATHANDDPEKAHLPFVLGNAALAMEIKATVVLQSNGVYLAKKGFVDHMVSGGGFPPIKKLMEDFTSLGGEIKVCKPCIAERKIDESDLIEGAETTAGGAVNIAAIEADAVFVF, from the coding sequence ATGTCCGAAAAGCAGGAAAAGATCCTCTACATCGCCACCCATGCCAACGACGACCCCGAAAAGGCGCACCTGCCCTTCGTGCTCGGCAACGCGGCCCTGGCCATGGAAATCAAGGCCACGGTGGTGCTGCAGTCCAACGGCGTCTACCTGGCCAAGAAGGGCTTTGTGGACCACATGGTGTCCGGGGGTGGATTTCCGCCGATCAAGAAACTGATGGAGGACTTCACCAGCCTCGGGGGCGAAATCAAGGTGTGCAAGCCCTGCATCGCGGAGCGCAAGATCGATGAAAGCGACCTCATCGAGGGGGCCGAGACCACGGCCGGCGGAGCCGTCAACATCGCGGCTATCGAAGCCGATGCCGTGTTCGTGTTCTAG
- a CDS encoding 4Fe-4S dicluster domain-containing protein — MVTVNPDFVKKLEQSGKDAGAECFNCGTCAAICPLVSEHFPRKMIRYVQIGAEDLLLQNAQELWRCLHCGLCTQTCPRGANPGEVILTLKRHVVAKWRMS; from the coding sequence ATGGTCACGGTCAATCCCGACTTCGTTAAAAAGCTCGAACAATCCGGCAAGGACGCGGGTGCGGAGTGCTTCAACTGCGGTACCTGCGCCGCCATATGCCCCCTGGTTTCGGAGCATTTCCCCCGGAAAATGATCCGCTATGTCCAGATCGGGGCGGAAGACCTGCTTCTGCAAAACGCCCAGGAACTCTGGCGCTGCCTGCACTGCGGCCTGTGCACCCAGACCTGCCCGCGCGGAGCCAACCCCGGGGAAGTGATCCTCACGCTCAAACGGCATGTCGTGGCCAAGTGGAGGATGTCCTGA
- a CDS encoding addiction module antidote protein codes for MAPWSGSCEKTPSWLEYLKATLEDEDDAAMRLGLLRIAQAYGIQEIADKAGLRRENLYRALGPKGNPSVKTRTAILRALGLRLSVVRAQEAAHGC; via the coding sequence ATGGCGCCGTGGTCCGGGAGTTGCGAGAAGACTCCGAGTTGGCTCGAATACCTGAAGGCGACGCTTGAGGATGAGGACGACGCCGCCATGCGCCTGGGGCTGCTTCGAATCGCCCAGGCGTACGGCATCCAGGAAATAGCCGACAAGGCGGGGCTGCGTCGGGAAAATTTGTACCGGGCCCTCGGCCCGAAGGGCAACCCCTCCGTCAAGACGCGCACGGCGATTCTGCGGGCGTTGGGCCTGCGCTTAAGCGTCGTACGCGCCCAGGAAGCCGCACACGGGTGTTGA
- a CDS encoding 4Fe-4S dicluster domain-containing protein has product MNAIPTEAGPELEAVRDMVRSCLQCGTCTASCPNAAAMDVSPRRLWRLLTTGHADEALASRSFWLCSSCYACTLRCPRGLPLTDAMAALRRLASRHDPAAAKEGAAFYGTFMDNVRRNGRVQETDLMGRYFLAMKNPLLPLTFAPLGLRLFAKGKLHRPVTEQRGRLGSMFATAAKDEGDRS; this is encoded by the coding sequence ATGAACGCCATCCCAACCGAAGCCGGCCCCGAACTGGAAGCCGTCCGGGATATGGTGCGCTCCTGCCTGCAGTGCGGCACCTGCACCGCCTCCTGTCCCAACGCCGCAGCCATGGACGTCTCGCCAAGGCGGTTGTGGCGGCTTCTTACCACCGGCCACGCCGACGAGGCCCTGGCCAGCCGCAGCTTCTGGCTGTGCTCCTCCTGTTACGCCTGCACGCTGCGCTGTCCGCGCGGACTGCCGCTGACCGACGCCATGGCGGCGCTTAGGCGCCTGGCCAGCCGGCACGACCCGGCCGCGGCCAAGGAGGGGGCGGCCTTTTACGGGACGTTCATGGACAATGTCCGGCGCAACGGACGGGTCCAGGAAACGGATCTTATGGGCCGGTATTTTCTGGCCATGAAAAATCCGCTTTTGCCCCTGACCTTCGCGCCGCTCGGTCTGCGGCTTTTCGCCAAGGGCAAGCTCCACCGGCCCGTAACCGAACAGCGGGGCAGGCTCGGCTCCATGTTCGCCACGGCCGCCAAGGACGAGGGGGACCGGTCATGA
- a CDS encoding DsrE/DsrF/DrsH-like family protein, with amino-acid sequence MEDSVVEKLEQRITQLEERIEALQEQMPKDQLSMVVFSGDLDRVLAAFIIATGAAAMYERVVVFVTFWGSTAMRDPNKRVPKAELTAKMFDRMLPRGPKQLPLSHMDMFGMGRAMMQAVMKKKGVLTLEQLMQQAADFGVEIVLCEMSMDVMGISRDEIRDYPNITVAGVAKFLQEAGQSSVTLFI; translated from the coding sequence ATGGAAGACAGCGTGGTGGAGAAACTCGAGCAGCGTATCACACAACTGGAGGAGCGCATCGAAGCGCTCCAGGAGCAAATGCCCAAGGACCAACTCTCCATGGTTGTATTCAGTGGGGATTTGGACCGGGTATTGGCGGCCTTTATTATCGCCACCGGAGCCGCCGCCATGTACGAGCGGGTGGTGGTCTTTGTGACGTTCTGGGGCTCGACGGCCATGCGCGATCCCAACAAGCGCGTGCCCAAGGCGGAATTGACGGCCAAGATGTTCGATCGCATGTTGCCGCGCGGCCCCAAGCAACTGCCCTTGTCGCACATGGACATGTTTGGCATGGGAAGAGCCATGATGCAGGCGGTCATGAAAAAAAAAGGTGTGTTGACACTCGAGCAGTTGATGCAGCAAGCTGCTGATTTCGGCGTGGAGATCGTGCTTTGCGAGATGTCCATGGATGTCATGGGGATTTCCCGGGATGAAATCCGGGATTATCCCAACATCACCGTGGCCGGTGTGGCCAAGTTTCTCCAGGAGGCCGGCCAAAGTTCCGTCACGCTTTTTATTTGA
- a CDS encoding (Fe-S)-binding protein codes for MDTQPITATSPPPLVLDANTQGRLKGQPLRLLPENLNLQACMTCGACVNGCPATGTPGLGDLDVRKILRMLVLGLVDEAAATNFPWLCTGCGRCSLVCPMGLDIVPVMAELKHMRPREQVPGILHKGVERVLRSGNNMEISQSEYLATLLDVGNDLAEEECPGFYVPVDKKDADILFFPNSKEVYGDFEDMKWWWKVFYAARTNWTVPSRNWEAVDWGLFSGNFEATAILAKRKMELLRELHVGRMIMPDCGGGSYGCRSGMKMCAMEDPTEQVDFIYLYDYLMEVITQGRIKLDKSVNVGRRFTWHDSCKHGRELEKHFGKAYYEEPRYIIAQCVDDFVDMIPNRVNNYCCGAGGGNWPMPFEAQSAYHGRLKYDQIRRTGADVVVVGCSNCRDQMMKRLPRFYKDYKYEVKYIWQLVAESLVLEPYSGEELVRAEAEAEAQWERLGVTPEDVL; via the coding sequence ATGGACACGCAACCCATCACCGCCACGTCGCCCCCGCCCCTCGTTCTCGACGCGAACACCCAGGGACGGCTTAAAGGCCAGCCTTTGCGGCTCTTGCCGGAAAATCTCAACTTGCAGGCCTGCATGACCTGCGGAGCCTGCGTCAACGGCTGTCCGGCCACGGGCACGCCCGGTCTTGGCGACCTCGACGTGCGCAAGATCTTGCGCATGCTGGTCCTGGGCCTGGTCGACGAGGCGGCGGCTACGAATTTCCCGTGGTTGTGCACGGGCTGCGGCCGCTGTTCACTGGTATGTCCCATGGGCCTGGACATCGTGCCGGTCATGGCGGAACTTAAGCATATGCGCCCCCGGGAACAGGTGCCGGGCATCCTGCACAAGGGCGTGGAACGGGTGTTGCGCTCGGGCAACAACATGGAAATTTCCCAGTCCGAGTACCTCGCCACCCTTCTCGACGTGGGAAACGACCTGGCCGAGGAGGAATGCCCGGGATTTTACGTGCCCGTGGACAAAAAGGACGCGGACATCCTGTTTTTTCCCAATTCCAAGGAAGTCTACGGCGACTTCGAAGACATGAAATGGTGGTGGAAGGTGTTTTATGCCGCCAGGACCAACTGGACCGTGCCGTCGCGCAACTGGGAGGCCGTGGATTGGGGGCTTTTCTCCGGAAACTTCGAAGCAACAGCCATCTTGGCCAAACGCAAGATGGAGCTCCTGCGGGAACTCCATGTGGGCCGCATGATCATGCCGGACTGCGGCGGCGGCTCCTATGGCTGCCGGTCGGGCATGAAGATGTGCGCCATGGAGGATCCTACCGAACAGGTGGACTTCATCTACCTCTACGACTATCTTATGGAAGTGATCACCCAAGGCCGCATCAAGCTCGACAAAAGCGTCAACGTCGGCCGGCGCTTCACTTGGCACGACTCGTGTAAGCACGGCCGCGAACTGGAAAAACATTTCGGCAAGGCCTACTACGAGGAACCGCGTTATATCATTGCGCAGTGTGTGGACGATTTCGTGGACATGATCCCCAACCGCGTCAACAACTACTGCTGCGGGGCTGGCGGCGGCAACTGGCCCATGCCCTTCGAGGCCCAGTCGGCCTACCACGGCCGGCTCAAGTACGACCAGATCCGCCGCACCGGGGCGGACGTGGTGGTGGTGGGCTGCTCCAACTGCCGCGACCAGATGATGAAGCGGCTGCCGCGTTTCTACAAGGACTACAAGTATGAGGTGAAATACATCTGGCAGCTTGTGGCCGAGAGTCTTGTCCTTGAGCCGTATTCCGGAGAGGAACTGGTCCGGGCCGAGGCCGAGGCCGAAGCCCAATGGGAACGGTTGGGCGTCACCCCCGAAGACGTGCTGTAA
- a CDS encoding universal stress protein, whose protein sequence is MFKDIVLAVTPSAICENAAEKAFSFAKLFDAKLYLAHVCGLEQGWGEIEYLESSGATARIKENIEAYYKDRIAGVPHCEIIVRAGIPHNEVLRLARQKNADLIIMGPHTKEYTEKRSRMWGMAGSTLERVSQRASCPVMIVTNQAPAAQRFGHLIAATDFSDQAECAVSYAGQMARHYRASLTVFHVLDKGDLDTAALQAAQADTVARLREIYEPRLAGIANHDFQCLVGDPAMEILGMSQRTETDLIIMAHHSKEKDPEQAFLGSTVTKVALNAACPTMSVNKHFDLRCGLMYDQTGQAVSAEATA, encoded by the coding sequence ATGTTCAAGGACATCGTGCTGGCCGTCACACCATCGGCCATCTGTGAAAACGCTGCGGAAAAGGCCTTCTCCTTTGCCAAGCTTTTCGACGCCAAGCTCTACCTCGCCCATGTGTGCGGCCTGGAGCAGGGCTGGGGCGAGATCGAATACCTCGAATCATCCGGGGCCACAGCGCGCATCAAGGAGAATATCGAGGCCTACTACAAGGACCGCATCGCCGGCGTGCCGCATTGCGAGATCATCGTGCGGGCGGGCATCCCGCACAACGAGGTCCTGCGCCTGGCCAGGCAGAAGAACGCCGACCTGATCATCATGGGTCCCCACACCAAGGAATACACCGAAAAGCGCTCCCGCATGTGGGGCATGGCCGGCAGCACCCTGGAACGCGTCAGCCAGCGCGCTTCCTGCCCGGTCATGATCGTCACCAACCAGGCTCCGGCCGCCCAGCGGTTCGGCCACCTGATCGCGGCCACGGACTTCTCCGACCAGGCGGAATGCGCCGTGTCCTACGCCGGACAGATGGCCCGGCATTACCGGGCCTCGCTGACGGTCTTCCACGTCCTGGACAAGGGGGACCTCGACACTGCGGCGCTGCAGGCGGCCCAGGCGGACACGGTGGCCAGGCTGCGGGAGATTTACGAACCCCGCCTGGCCGGCATCGCCAACCACGACTTCCAGTGCCTCGTCGGGGACCCGGCCATGGAGATCCTGGGGATGTCCCAGCGGACCGAGACCGATCTCATCATCATGGCCCACCATTCCAAGGAGAAGGATCCGGAACAGGCTTTTTTGGGCTCCACCGTGACCAAGGTAGCGCTTAATGCCGCCTGTCCGACCATGAGCGTAAACAAGCACTTCGATCTGCGCTGCGGCCTGATGTACGACCAGACCGGCCAGGCCGTGTCGGCCGAGGCCACGGCCTGA
- a CDS encoding (Fe-S)-binding protein produces MYDPKAIIEILADNVRKTMSPFGIPKSMVNTWWKDEQGLEKDGEALLVTGLMYQFVPFIETATKQLERFEDTKWMAYLPYARIVPPWISGIGLAFMTPAQAKRKAAQHVKNIVAVLRAAGKRFGYRPDLDEYSGILLYDLGDQDNFVRHAKRVAAKLQQAGVRRIITIDPHTTYALKVLYPKYVGASFEVRTYFEDLALAGQNGGKKLTLHDPCFYGRYLELSDAPRQTLTGLGYQCVDVRECGAFTSCCGGPAESISPKLASQIGSRRLESLAATEAQLVAMCPICLNNLEKAGANVVDLSTVLAGSLGAS; encoded by the coding sequence ATGTACGACCCCAAAGCCATCATCGAGATCCTGGCCGACAACGTCAGGAAGACCATGAGCCCCTTCGGCATCCCCAAATCCATGGTCAACACCTGGTGGAAGGACGAACAAGGGCTGGAGAAAGACGGCGAGGCGCTGCTCGTCACCGGCCTGATGTACCAGTTCGTGCCCTTTATCGAGACCGCCACCAAACAGTTGGAGCGCTTCGAGGACACCAAATGGATGGCCTACCTGCCCTATGCCCGGATCGTGCCGCCATGGATTTCCGGCATCGGACTGGCTTTTATGACCCCGGCACAGGCCAAGCGCAAGGCCGCGCAACACGTAAAAAACATCGTCGCGGTGCTGCGCGCCGCCGGAAAGCGTTTCGGCTATCGCCCGGACCTCGACGAATACAGCGGCATCCTGCTCTATGACCTCGGCGACCAGGACAACTTCGTGCGCCATGCCAAGCGCGTGGCCGCGAAACTGCAACAGGCCGGCGTGCGCAGGATCATCACCATCGATCCCCACACCACCTACGCCCTGAAGGTGCTCTACCCCAAATACGTCGGCGCGAGCTTTGAGGTGCGCACCTACTTCGAGGACCTTGCCCTTGCCGGCCAAAACGGCGGAAAAAAGCTCACGCTGCACGACCCCTGCTTTTACGGACGCTACCTGGAGTTGTCGGATGCCCCGCGCCAGACGCTGACCGGGCTTGGTTATCAGTGCGTGGACGTGCGCGAATGCGGCGCGTTCACCAGTTGCTGCGGCGGTCCGGCGGAATCCATTTCCCCCAAGCTCGCCTCCCAAATCGGCTCCCGCCGCCTGGAGTCGCTTGCGGCGACCGAGGCGCAGCTCGTGGCCATGTGTCCCATCTGCCTCAACAACCTTGAGAAAGCCGGCGCCAATGTCGTGGATTTGTCCACGGTCCTGGCAGGAAGCCTCGGGGCCTCGTAA
- a CDS encoding CoB--CoM heterodisulfide reductase iron-sulfur subunit B family protein, with product MKYAYYPGCSLMESAVEFDQATRAMLERLDVTIEEIPDWTCCGASAVDSVSQSLGHALPARNLALAEKHLPGLDILMPCAACYLNHLKLTRQATGAVTREVNHLLADEGLTYTGKGGRVRHLLDVLTRDVGPDVIKAKVTRELAGLVVAPYYGCQVLRPYSVFDDPEHPRSMEPIIEALGATVHPWRRGNVCCGASLMATHKGAALASVTAILKAAAGADVIVTVCSMCQMNLDAYQAQALGHGASAVTVLYLPQLVGLALGLSPREVLMEKNLAINPVFTSKLEQTGAARAVS from the coding sequence ATGAAGTACGCCTACTACCCAGGCTGCTCACTCATGGAGAGCGCCGTCGAGTTCGACCAGGCGACAAGGGCCATGCTCGAGCGCCTGGACGTGACCATCGAGGAGATCCCGGACTGGACCTGCTGCGGCGCCAGCGCCGTGGACTCGGTCAGCCAGTCCCTGGGACACGCCCTGCCGGCCAGGAACCTGGCCCTGGCCGAGAAGCATCTGCCGGGCCTGGACATCCTCATGCCCTGCGCCGCCTGCTACCTCAACCACCTCAAGCTCACGCGCCAGGCGACCGGAGCCGTGACCCGCGAGGTCAACCACCTCCTGGCCGACGAGGGACTCACCTACACCGGCAAGGGCGGCCGGGTGCGCCACCTCCTCGACGTGCTGACGCGCGACGTCGGCCCGGACGTGATCAAGGCCAAGGTGACCCGGGAACTGGCCGGACTGGTGGTCGCGCCCTACTACGGCTGCCAGGTGCTGCGCCCCTATTCCGTGTTCGACGACCCCGAACATCCCCGGTCCATGGAGCCGATCATCGAGGCCCTCGGGGCCACGGTCCATCCCTGGCGCCGGGGGAACGTCTGCTGCGGGGCGTCGCTGATGGCCACGCACAAGGGCGCGGCCCTGGCCTCCGTGACGGCTATCCTCAAGGCGGCGGCCGGAGCCGACGTCATCGTCACGGTGTGTTCCATGTGCCAGATGAACCTGGACGCCTACCAGGCGCAGGCACTGGGCCACGGCGCGTCCGCCGTGACCGTCCTCTATCTGCCCCAGCTGGTCGGACTGGCCCTGGGGCTCTCCCCACGGGAGGTGCTCATGGAGAAAAACCTGGCCATTAACCCTGTGTTTACGTCCAAGCTGGAACAAACCGGGGCTGCCCGGGCCGTCTCCTGA
- a CDS encoding CoB--CoM heterodisulfide reductase iron-sulfur subunit A family protein: MPDAKNDTPIPQASDKPKVGVYICYCGGNISDHVDVEEVRRRMEDTPGVAVARTNMFMCSDPGQESIMEDLRNGIVNRVVVASCAPSLHETTFRAAIERAGGNPYQYEHANIREQVSWVHHGDAATDKATRLIRAATGKAALLKPLEPIRVEARRHALVIGGGLAGMRAALDMADRGIETVLIEKTPYLGGGVARLGRLAPNGEDAAGIVADLAARTLGHPAVTVHCGASLTAFGGYVGKFAVSLSPQPNGEAADAAQIPGTFVQGKGVAGPTLPQGEPVTLETGVIVLATGFSSYMPRTGEYGFGEHNEVITLPDLIRELATKEHTGGGVLHLGGRPIRRLALIHCVGSRQIPGIHEEDESGHLNEHCSRVCCSAAINAANTIREAYPETAVYDLYRDIRTYGRGQEEMYAKASANKVVFMRFSPEEAPTVDRATDSGFPLALTVKDELTFGEELQVPVDLVVLATGLEPAPITDLVNMLKLPVGADRFLLEVHPKLRPVELPLSGVFLAGACQAPMDAGEAASAASSAAVKAASLLGKGYVELDPFVAEVDLARCKGTGACVSACLNEGALRLVPMDVGGETVNRAQVTPALCLGCGACVAVCPENAININGWTLKQYEAMVDMIVSDIGCDCAEGVAAGAPGQTAVPA; this comes from the coding sequence ATGCCTGACGCGAAAAACGACACCCCCATCCCGCAGGCGTCGGATAAGCCGAAAGTCGGCGTCTACATCTGCTACTGCGGCGGCAACATCTCCGACCACGTGGACGTGGAGGAGGTCCGGCGCCGCATGGAGGACACGCCCGGCGTGGCCGTGGCCAGGACGAACATGTTCATGTGTTCCGACCCGGGCCAGGAAAGCATCATGGAGGACCTGCGAAACGGAATCGTCAACCGTGTGGTGGTGGCGTCCTGCGCCCCGAGCCTGCACGAGACCACGTTTCGCGCCGCCATCGAGCGGGCCGGCGGCAACCCATACCAGTACGAGCACGCCAACATCCGCGAACAGGTCAGCTGGGTGCACCACGGCGACGCCGCCACGGACAAGGCCACCCGCCTGATCCGCGCCGCCACGGGCAAGGCGGCCCTTTTAAAACCTCTTGAACCCATCCGCGTGGAAGCCCGCCGCCATGCCCTGGTCATCGGCGGCGGACTGGCCGGCATGCGCGCCGCGCTGGACATGGCCGACCGGGGCATCGAAACGGTCCTGATCGAGAAAACCCCGTACCTCGGCGGCGGCGTGGCCCGGCTCGGACGCCTCGCCCCAAACGGCGAGGACGCCGCCGGCATCGTCGCGGACCTGGCCGCCAGGACGCTGGGGCATCCCGCCGTCACCGTGCACTGCGGCGCGTCCCTGACCGCTTTTGGCGGCTATGTCGGGAAATTCGCCGTCAGCCTGTCCCCGCAACCGAACGGGGAAGCGGCTGACGCGGCCCAAATCCCGGGCACGTTCGTCCAGGGCAAGGGGGTGGCCGGTCCAACCCTGCCCCAAGGCGAGCCGGTGACCCTCGAAACCGGTGTCATCGTCCTGGCCACGGGCTTTTCCTCCTACATGCCGCGAACCGGCGAGTACGGTTTTGGCGAGCACAACGAGGTCATCACTTTGCCCGATCTTATCCGGGAACTCGCCACCAAGGAGCACACGGGCGGCGGCGTGCTGCACCTGGGCGGCCGCCCCATCCGCCGTCTGGCCCTTATCCACTGCGTGGGCAGCCGCCAGATTCCGGGCATTCACGAGGAAGACGAAAGCGGCCACCTCAACGAGCACTGCTCAAGGGTCTGCTGTTCGGCCGCCATCAACGCGGCCAACACCATCCGCGAGGCCTACCCCGAAACAGCCGTGTACGACCTGTACCGGGATATCCGCACCTACGGCCGGGGCCAGGAGGAGATGTACGCCAAGGCATCCGCCAACAAGGTCGTGTTCATGCGCTTTAGCCCCGAGGAAGCGCCCACGGTCGACCGGGCCACGGACAGCGGATTCCCTCTGGCGCTCACCGTCAAGGACGAGCTGACCTTTGGCGAGGAGCTCCAGGTCCCGGTGGATCTGGTCGTCTTGGCCACGGGCCTGGAGCCCGCCCCCATCACCGATCTGGTGAACATGCTCAAGCTGCCCGTGGGCGCGGACCGCTTCCTGCTCGAGGTCCATCCCAAGCTGCGTCCTGTGGAGTTGCCGCTTTCCGGCGTGTTCCTGGCCGGCGCCTGCCAGGCCCCCATGGATGCCGGCGAGGCGGCGAGCGCCGCATCGTCGGCCGCGGTCAAGGCCGCGTCGCTTCTCGGCAAGGGTTATGTGGAACTCGATCCGTTCGTGGCCGAGGTGGACCTTGCCAGGTGCAAGGGCACGGGCGCGTGCGTGTCGGCCTGCCTCAACGAAGGGGCGCTGCGGCTGGTCCCCATGGACGTCGGCGGCGAAACCGTCAACCGGGCCCAGGTGACGCCCGCCCTGTGCCTCGGCTGCGGCGCCTGCGTGGCCGTCTGTCCGGAAAACGCCATCAACATCAACGGTTGGACCCTCAAACAGTACGAGGCGATGGTGGACATGATCGTTTCCGACATCGGCTGTGACTGTGCGGAGGGCGTCGCCGCCGGCGCGCCCGGCCAAACCGCTGTTCCCGCCTAA
- a CDS encoding type II toxin-antitoxin system RelE/ParE family toxin — translation MAGPTKKHGISGGGGNYGACKPCRDGVFELKIDFGPGCRVYYSIMGPEWVLLLCAGDKSSQQSDIERAVEYLQDLKERSK, via the coding sequence TTGGCCGGGCCGACGAAAAAGCATGGAATTTCAGGGGGGGGCGGCAATTACGGCGCATGCAAGCCGTGCCGTGACGGGGTTTTTGAACTGAAGATCGATTTCGGTCCTGGATGTCGGGTGTATTACAGCATTATGGGCCCGGAGTGGGTCCTTCTCCTTTGTGCGGGCGACAAGAGTTCGCAACAATCCGATATCGAAAGAGCCGTGGAGTATTTGCAGGACCTCAAGGAGCGGTCGAAATGA
- a CDS encoding PP2C family protein-serine/threonine phosphatase, whose translation MRLKSKNTLQAKTRRRRAFSCDLSQRISSLESEKCRCEKELAEYRAIIHNAGEAFFRMDASLKIVEVNPAFVALSQREASVLLGRHPWQFFDELTRRYLTRHRRKLIRKDQRHFRAGIVRPDETVVPVMVHGSTLRDGDGAIIGHFVLLTDLTEHLSAMEMAFAVQEALLPKSHPAIPGLDLAVRFVPSHGVSGDYYDYFTARGDKSRLHILVGDVTGHGLEAGLLMATARGLLRMRANSPGTLLDIVSDVNSAIHNDFSEHARFISLFYCILDTCEWTLSWVRAGHDSPILRRDASGTLERLGGKGIPLGIDPDYVFEMRTTSIHPGDLLFLFTDGLREAETRTAAGTRRFGWKGIEGVLKDVGSSSPATIIRTMCQSMRKFTHYKPLADDVTVLALTRLQGDGSCQGDSVRVEC comes from the coding sequence ATGCGTTTGAAATCAAAGAATACATTGCAAGCAAAAACAAGACGGCGCAGGGCTTTTTCGTGTGACCTTTCCCAACGGATTTCTTCCCTGGAATCGGAAAAATGCCGTTGCGAGAAAGAGTTGGCGGAGTATCGGGCCATCATACATAATGCCGGCGAAGCATTCTTCAGGATGGATGCCAGTCTCAAGATTGTGGAAGTTAATCCGGCCTTCGTCGCCTTGTCGCAACGTGAAGCAAGTGTCTTGTTGGGACGCCATCCCTGGCAGTTTTTCGATGAACTGACACGGCGTTACCTGACCAGGCACCGGCGCAAACTCATCCGGAAGGATCAGCGGCACTTTCGGGCCGGCATCGTTAGGCCGGACGAGACAGTGGTTCCGGTCATGGTTCATGGTTCCACCTTGCGGGATGGCGACGGCGCAATCATCGGTCACTTCGTCCTGTTGACGGATCTCACCGAACATCTTTCCGCCATGGAAATGGCCTTTGCGGTACAAGAGGCCCTTCTCCCCAAGAGCCATCCCGCCATCCCGGGGCTCGATTTGGCGGTCCGCTTCGTCCCCTCCCACGGCGTCAGCGGGGATTATTACGATTATTTCACGGCCAGAGGGGACAAAAGCCGACTGCACATTCTTGTCGGCGATGTAACAGGTCATGGATTGGAAGCAGGGCTCCTCATGGCCACGGCGCGGGGCTTGTTGCGGATGCGGGCAAACAGCCCTGGAACGCTTCTGGATATTGTCAGCGATGTAAACTCGGCCATACATAATGATTTTTCCGAACATGCCCGGTTTATTTCTTTGTTTTATTGTATTCTGGACACATGCGAATGGACGTTGTCCTGGGTGCGCGCCGGGCATGATTCACCGATATTGCGTCGGGACGCGTCGGGAACGCTGGAACGGCTCGGGGGGAAGGGAATACCACTGGGTATCGACCCCGACTATGTTTTCGAAATGCGGACAACGTCGATCCATCCCGGAGATTTGCTCTTTCTCTTCACTGATGGACTGCGTGAGGCGGAAACCAGAACCGCGGCGGGTACCCGGCGGTTCGGTTGGAAGGGTATCGAAGGCGTTCTCAAGGATGTTGGCTCAAGTTCCCCCGCCACCATTATTCGTACCATGTGCCAATCCATGCGGAAGTTCACGCATTATAAGCCGTTAGCGGATGATGTCACAGTCCTTGCCTTAACTCGCCTTCAGGGAGACGGCTCCTGCCAGGGGGATTCTGTGCGCGTGGAATGCTGA